In Rattus rattus isolate New Zealand chromosome 9, Rrattus_CSIRO_v1, whole genome shotgun sequence, a genomic segment contains:
- the Zfp62 gene encoding zinc finger protein 62 homolog isoform X2 has product MSHLKTSMEDEDSAKKNENNSSADSQCPNVEIFHKDHMQNSNIDDTFGWVEKQLERPKWKIMKEDKSSIREKIDKPKNTANIKIEQDNETSEKSFYSSTDTMHQTVPTEPKCTEQGEHTENVNGSLHPTPQQNSAADKKSHKCDECGKSFKYNSRLVQHKIMHTGEKRYECDDCRGTFRSSSSLRVHKRIHTGEKPYKCDECGKAYMSYSSLINHKSTHSGEKNCKCDECGKSFNYSSVLDQHKRIHTGEKPYECGECGKAFRNSSGLRVHKRIHTGEKPYECDICGKTFSNSSGLRVHKRIHTGEKPYECDECGKAFITCRTLLNHKSIHFGDKPYKCDECEKSFNYSSLLIQHKVIHTGEKPYECDECGKAFRNSSGLIVHKRIHTGEKPYKCDICGKAFSYSSGLAVHKSIHPGKKAHECKDCGKSFSYNSLLLQHKTIHTGERPYVCDVCGKTFRNNSGLKVHRRLHTGEKPYKCDVCGKAYISRSSLKNHKGIHLGEKPYKCSYCEKSFNYSSALEQHKRIHTREKPFGCDECGKAFRNNSGLKVHKRIHTGERPYKCEECGKAYISLSSLINHKSVHPGEKPFKCDECEKAFITYRTLLNHKKIHLGEKPYKCDVCEKSFNYTSLLSQHKRVHTREKPFECDRCEKVFRNNSSLKVHKRIHTGEKPYECDICGKAYISHSSLINHKSTHPGKTPYTCDECGKAFFSSRTLISHKRVHLGEKPFKCVECGKSFSYSSLLSQHKRIHTGEKPYICDWCGKAFRNSSGLTVHKRIHTGEKPYGCDECEKAYISHSSLINHKSVHRGKQPYNCECGKSFNYRSVLDQHKRIHTGKKPYRCNDCGKAFNIRSNLTKHKRIHTGEESLNMANMESHSGTFQKRIYYEGGNALDGTRMQMPMWEAEPAKSQRNQIEEKLYECKNF; this is encoded by the exons A TGTCACATCTGAAGACAAGCATGGAGGATGAGGACTCAgctaaaaagaatgaaaacaattcaAGTGCAGACTCTCAGTGCCCAAATGTGGAAATTTTTCACAAGGATCATATGCAGAATTCTAATATTGATGACACTTTTGGTTGGGTAGAGAAGCAGTTGGAAAGACCTAAATGGAAAATaatgaaggaagacaaaagtagCATCAGAGAAAAGATTGACAAACCTAAGAACACagcaaatataaaaatagaacaggATAACGAGACATCTGAGAAAAGTTTCTACTCAAGTACAGATACCATGCACCAGACCGTCCCCACGGAACCAAAATGTACTGAACAAGGTGAACACACAGAGAATGTTAATGGAAGCTTACACCCTACTCCACAGCAGAATTCTGCTGCTGATAAGAAATCACATAAGTGTGATGAGTGTGGAAAATCCTTCAAGTACAATTCTCGTCTTGTACAACATAAAATCATGCACACTGGAGAAAAGCGCTATGAGTGTGACGACTGTAGGGGAACTTTTCGGAGCAGCTCCAGCCTTCGAGTCCATAAGCGCATTCATACTGGGGAGAAGCCCTATAAGTGTGATGAGTGTGGCAAGGCCTACATGTCCTACTCTAGCCTCATAAACCATAAAAGCACCCATTCTGGGGAGAAGAACTGCAAATGTGATGAATGTGGAAAGTCCTTCAATTATAGTTCTGTTCTGGACCAGCATAAAAGGATCCACAccggagagaagccctatgaatgtggGGAGTGTGGAAAGGCCTTCAGGAACAGTTCTGGTTTGAGAGTCCACAAAAGAATCCACACAggggagaagccctatgaatgtgaTATCTGTGGGAAAACCTTCAGTAATAGTTCAGGCCTGAGGGTCCACAAAAGGATCCACACAGGTGAAAAGCCCTATGAATGTGATGAATGTGGGAAGGCATTCATTACTTGCAGAACACTCCTAAATCATAAAAGCATCCACTTTGGTGATAAACCTTATAAATGTGATGAGTGTGAGAAATCTTTTAATTATAGCTCTCTCCTCATTCAGCATAAAGTCATCCACACTGgtgagaaaccttatgaatgtgatgaatgtgggaaggccttcaggAACAGCTCAGGCCTTATAGTGCATAAAAGGATCcacacaggagaaaaaccttacaaGTGTGATATCTGTGGCAAAGCATTCAGCTATAGTTCAGGCCTTGCAGTCCATAAAAGCATTCATCCTGGCAAGAAAGCCCATGAATGTAAAGACTGTGGCAAGTCCTTTAGTTATAACTCACTTCTTCTTCAGCATAAGACCattcatactggagagagacCTTATGTATGCGATGTGTGTGGCAAAACGTTCAGGAACAATTCAGGTCTCAAAGTCCATCGGAGGCTCCATACTGGGGAAAAACCATATAAGTGTGATGTGTGCGGGAAAGCCTATATCTCACGCTCAAGCCTTAAAAATCACAAAGGAATCCACCTGGGGGAGAAGCCCTACAAATGCAGCTATTGTGAGAAATCTTTCAACTACAGTTCTGCCCTTGAACAGCATAAAAGGATTCATACAAGGGAGAAACCCTTTGGGTGTGATGAGTGTGGAAAAGCCTTCAGAAACAATTCAGGCCTTAAAGTACATAAACGAATTCACACAGGGGAGAGACCTTACAAATGTGAAGAATGTGGAAAAGCCTACATCTCACTCTCAAGCCTTATAAATCATAAAAGTGTACACCCTGGGGAGAAGCCCTTTAAGTGTGATGAGTGTGAGAAAGCCTTCATCACATACCGAACCCTTCTAAACCACAAAAAAATTCATCTTGGAGAAAAGCCCTATAAATGCGATGTGTGTGAGAAATCATTTAACTACACCTCACTCCTTTCTCAACACAAAAGAGTTCATACTAGAGAGAAGCCCTTTGAATGTGACAGGTGTGAGAAGGTCTTCAGAAACAACTCAAGCCTTAAAGTGCATAAAAGAATACACACTGGGGAGAAGCCCTATGAGTGTGACATATGTGGAAAAGCCTACATCTCACACTCAAGCCTTATTAACCATAAAAGTACACACCCTGGCAAGACGCCCTATACATGTGATGAATGCGGAAAAGCATTTTTCTCAAGCAGAACTCTCATAAGCCATAAGAGAGTCCATCTTGGGGAAAAACCCTTCAAGTGTGTTGAGTGTGGGAAATCATTTAGCTACAGCTCACTTCTTTCCCAACACAAGAGGATCCACACAGGGGAGAAACCTTATATATGTGACtggtgtgggaaggccttcaggAACAGCTCAGGCCTCACGGTACATAAAAGGATCCACACAGGGGAAAAACCCTATGGATGTGATGAATGTGAAAAGGCATACATTTCACACTCAAGTCTTATCAATCATAAAAGTGTCCACCGTGGAAAGCAGCCCTATAATTGTGAGTGTGGGAAATCTTTCAATTACAGATCTGTCCTTGACCAACACAAAAGGATCCACACTGGAAAGAAGCCATATCGATGTAATGATTGTGGGAAGGCATTTAATATCAGATCAAACCTTACCAAGCACAAAAGAATCCATACAGGGGAGGAATCTTTAAATATGGCAAATATGGAAAGTCACAGTGGCACATTCCAGAAGAGGATCTACTATGAGGGAGGGAATGCTCTGGATGGGACCAGGATGCAGATGCCTATGTGGGAGGCAGAGCCTGCCAAGTCTCAAAGgaatcaaatagaagaaaaactttatGAATGTAAGAATTTCTGA
- the Zfp62 gene encoding zinc finger protein 62 homolog isoform X3, whose translation MEDEDSAKKNENNSSADSQCPNVEIFHKDHMQNSNIDDTFGWVEKQLERPKWKIMKEDKSSIREKIDKPKNTANIKIEQDNETSEKSFYSSTDTMHQTVPTEPKCTEQGEHTENVNGSLHPTPQQNSAADKKSHKCDECGKSFKYNSRLVQHKIMHTGEKRYECDDCRGTFRSSSSLRVHKRIHTGEKPYKCDECGKAYMSYSSLINHKSTHSGEKNCKCDECGKSFNYSSVLDQHKRIHTGEKPYECGECGKAFRNSSGLRVHKRIHTGEKPYECDICGKTFSNSSGLRVHKRIHTGEKPYECDECGKAFITCRTLLNHKSIHFGDKPYKCDECEKSFNYSSLLIQHKVIHTGEKPYECDECGKAFRNSSGLIVHKRIHTGEKPYKCDICGKAFSYSSGLAVHKSIHPGKKAHECKDCGKSFSYNSLLLQHKTIHTGERPYVCDVCGKTFRNNSGLKVHRRLHTGEKPYKCDVCGKAYISRSSLKNHKGIHLGEKPYKCSYCEKSFNYSSALEQHKRIHTREKPFGCDECGKAFRNNSGLKVHKRIHTGERPYKCEECGKAYISLSSLINHKSVHPGEKPFKCDECEKAFITYRTLLNHKKIHLGEKPYKCDVCEKSFNYTSLLSQHKRVHTREKPFECDRCEKVFRNNSSLKVHKRIHTGEKPYECDICGKAYISHSSLINHKSTHPGKTPYTCDECGKAFFSSRTLISHKRVHLGEKPFKCVECGKSFSYSSLLSQHKRIHTGEKPYICDWCGKAFRNSSGLTVHKRIHTGEKPYGCDECEKAYISHSSLINHKSVHRGKQPYNCECGKSFNYRSVLDQHKRIHTGKKPYRCNDCGKAFNIRSNLTKHKRIHTGEESLNMANMESHSGTFQKRIYYEGGNALDGTRMQMPMWEAEPAKSQRNQIEEKLYECKNF comes from the coding sequence ATGGAGGATGAGGACTCAgctaaaaagaatgaaaacaattcaAGTGCAGACTCTCAGTGCCCAAATGTGGAAATTTTTCACAAGGATCATATGCAGAATTCTAATATTGATGACACTTTTGGTTGGGTAGAGAAGCAGTTGGAAAGACCTAAATGGAAAATaatgaaggaagacaaaagtagCATCAGAGAAAAGATTGACAAACCTAAGAACACagcaaatataaaaatagaacaggATAACGAGACATCTGAGAAAAGTTTCTACTCAAGTACAGATACCATGCACCAGACCGTCCCCACGGAACCAAAATGTACTGAACAAGGTGAACACACAGAGAATGTTAATGGAAGCTTACACCCTACTCCACAGCAGAATTCTGCTGCTGATAAGAAATCACATAAGTGTGATGAGTGTGGAAAATCCTTCAAGTACAATTCTCGTCTTGTACAACATAAAATCATGCACACTGGAGAAAAGCGCTATGAGTGTGACGACTGTAGGGGAACTTTTCGGAGCAGCTCCAGCCTTCGAGTCCATAAGCGCATTCATACTGGGGAGAAGCCCTATAAGTGTGATGAGTGTGGCAAGGCCTACATGTCCTACTCTAGCCTCATAAACCATAAAAGCACCCATTCTGGGGAGAAGAACTGCAAATGTGATGAATGTGGAAAGTCCTTCAATTATAGTTCTGTTCTGGACCAGCATAAAAGGATCCACAccggagagaagccctatgaatgtggGGAGTGTGGAAAGGCCTTCAGGAACAGTTCTGGTTTGAGAGTCCACAAAAGAATCCACACAggggagaagccctatgaatgtgaTATCTGTGGGAAAACCTTCAGTAATAGTTCAGGCCTGAGGGTCCACAAAAGGATCCACACAGGTGAAAAGCCCTATGAATGTGATGAATGTGGGAAGGCATTCATTACTTGCAGAACACTCCTAAATCATAAAAGCATCCACTTTGGTGATAAACCTTATAAATGTGATGAGTGTGAGAAATCTTTTAATTATAGCTCTCTCCTCATTCAGCATAAAGTCATCCACACTGgtgagaaaccttatgaatgtgatgaatgtgggaaggccttcaggAACAGCTCAGGCCTTATAGTGCATAAAAGGATCcacacaggagaaaaaccttacaaGTGTGATATCTGTGGCAAAGCATTCAGCTATAGTTCAGGCCTTGCAGTCCATAAAAGCATTCATCCTGGCAAGAAAGCCCATGAATGTAAAGACTGTGGCAAGTCCTTTAGTTATAACTCACTTCTTCTTCAGCATAAGACCattcatactggagagagacCTTATGTATGCGATGTGTGTGGCAAAACGTTCAGGAACAATTCAGGTCTCAAAGTCCATCGGAGGCTCCATACTGGGGAAAAACCATATAAGTGTGATGTGTGCGGGAAAGCCTATATCTCACGCTCAAGCCTTAAAAATCACAAAGGAATCCACCTGGGGGAGAAGCCCTACAAATGCAGCTATTGTGAGAAATCTTTCAACTACAGTTCTGCCCTTGAACAGCATAAAAGGATTCATACAAGGGAGAAACCCTTTGGGTGTGATGAGTGTGGAAAAGCCTTCAGAAACAATTCAGGCCTTAAAGTACATAAACGAATTCACACAGGGGAGAGACCTTACAAATGTGAAGAATGTGGAAAAGCCTACATCTCACTCTCAAGCCTTATAAATCATAAAAGTGTACACCCTGGGGAGAAGCCCTTTAAGTGTGATGAGTGTGAGAAAGCCTTCATCACATACCGAACCCTTCTAAACCACAAAAAAATTCATCTTGGAGAAAAGCCCTATAAATGCGATGTGTGTGAGAAATCATTTAACTACACCTCACTCCTTTCTCAACACAAAAGAGTTCATACTAGAGAGAAGCCCTTTGAATGTGACAGGTGTGAGAAGGTCTTCAGAAACAACTCAAGCCTTAAAGTGCATAAAAGAATACACACTGGGGAGAAGCCCTATGAGTGTGACATATGTGGAAAAGCCTACATCTCACACTCAAGCCTTATTAACCATAAAAGTACACACCCTGGCAAGACGCCCTATACATGTGATGAATGCGGAAAAGCATTTTTCTCAAGCAGAACTCTCATAAGCCATAAGAGAGTCCATCTTGGGGAAAAACCCTTCAAGTGTGTTGAGTGTGGGAAATCATTTAGCTACAGCTCACTTCTTTCCCAACACAAGAGGATCCACACAGGGGAGAAACCTTATATATGTGACtggtgtgggaaggccttcaggAACAGCTCAGGCCTCACGGTACATAAAAGGATCCACACAGGGGAAAAACCCTATGGATGTGATGAATGTGAAAAGGCATACATTTCACACTCAAGTCTTATCAATCATAAAAGTGTCCACCGTGGAAAGCAGCCCTATAATTGTGAGTGTGGGAAATCTTTCAATTACAGATCTGTCCTTGACCAACACAAAAGGATCCACACTGGAAAGAAGCCATATCGATGTAATGATTGTGGGAAGGCATTTAATATCAGATCAAACCTTACCAAGCACAAAAGAATCCATACAGGGGAGGAATCTTTAAATATGGCAAATATGGAAAGTCACAGTGGCACATTCCAGAAGAGGATCTACTATGAGGGAGGGAATGCTCTGGATGGGACCAGGATGCAGATGCCTATGTGGGAGGCAGAGCCTGCCAAGTCTCAAAGgaatcaaatagaagaaaaactttatGAATGTAAGAATTTCTGA